A genomic window from Carassius gibelio isolate Cgi1373 ecotype wild population from Czech Republic chromosome A11, carGib1.2-hapl.c, whole genome shotgun sequence includes:
- the LOC128022777 gene encoding E3 ubiquitin-protein ligase TRIM39-like — protein MSSSMSSLSEEIQCSVCLDVFTDPVSTPCGHNFCKICLNKCWDNSQTCSCPYCKETFKQRPDLKINTTLRELVGHCKKKSPEKTTEVLCDFCEERKLKALKSCLVCQSSYCETHLEPHLRVTRLKKHKLMDPVSNLEDYICQKHERPLDLFCRDDQTCVCSFCTETDHKNHNTVPIEEESQEKKILLLANTANNVLPVLVEQRNTEKEKAVRVELLTDLIRSIERHQTELLEMMEEQQKAAEKQEQELIEELEQEITELKMRNTELEQLSHTEDHLHLLQIHSSLCSSRNTRNWSEISMKTHESLETLRRALTQLKDTIDEKLTLTELKWMQQYAVDVTLDPDTAHPDLILSDDGKQVRCGDIRQKLPDKPERFDTCVDVLGKEGFSSGRFYFEVQVKGKTDWDLGVARESINRKGQITLSPRDGYWTVWLRNGDEYKACEDPRVSLSLRVKPQRVGVFVDYEEGLVSFYDVESSSHIYSFTAQSFTEKLYPLFSPCPNDGGKNSSPLIITPVRYNK, from the exons ATGTCATCCTCCATGAGTTCACTGTCTGAGGAGATTCAGTGCTCTGTATGTCTGGATGTGTTCACTGATCCAGTCTCGACTCCATGTGGACACAACTTCTGCAAGATCTGTCTGAATAAGTGCTGGGACAACAGCCAGACCTGCAGCTGTCCATACTGTAAAGAAACATTCAAGCAAAGACCTGATCTCAAGATTAATACCACACTCCGAGAGCTCGTAGGTCACTGTAAGAAGAAAAGTCCTGAGAAAACAACTGAAGTTCTGTGTGACTTCTGTGAGGAAAGAAAGCTGAAAGCGCTGAAGTCGTGTCTGGTGTGTCAGAGCTCTTACTGTGAAACTCACCTGGAGCCTCATTTGAGAGTGACACGTTtgaagaaacacaaactgatggaTCCTGTGAGTAATCTGGAGGACTATATATGTCAGAAACACGAGAGACCTCTGGATCTGTTCTGTAGAGATGATCAGACATGTGTGTGTTCATTCTGCACCGAGACAGACCACAAGAACCACAACACTGTTCCTATAGAAGAGGAGAGTCAAGAGAAGAAG ATTCTTCTGTTAGCAAACACTGCTAATAATGTGTTGCCTGTCCTGGTTgagcagagaaacacagagaaggAGAAAGCAGTCCGTGTGGAGCTCTTGACTGatctcatccgctccattgagagacatcagactgaactgctggagatgatggaggagcagcagaaagcagcagagaaacaggagcaagagctgattgaagagctggagcaggagatcactgagctaaagatgagaaacactgagctggagcagctctcACACACTGAAGATCACCTCCACCTCCTACAG ATTCACTCATCCCTGTGCAGCTCTAGAAACACCAGGAACTGGTCTGAGATCAGTATGAAGACTCATGAGAGTCTGGAGACTCTGAGGAGAGCTCTGACTCAACTGAAGGACACTATAGATGAGAAACTCACACTAACTG AGCTGAAGTGGATGCAGCAGTATGCAG TGGATGTGACTCTGGATCCTGATACAGCTCATCCTGATCTCATTCTGTCTGATGATGGAAAACAAGTGAGATGTGGAGACATTAGACAGAAACTCCCAGACAAACCAGAGAGATTTGATACATGTGTTGACGTCTTGGGAAAGGAGGGATTCTCCTCAGGgagattttattttgaggtgCAGGTGAAGGGAAAGACTGACTGGGATTTAGGAGTGGCCAGAGAATCCATTAACAGGAAGGGACAGATCACACTGAGTCCCAGAGATGGATACTGGACTGTGTGGCTGAGGAATGGAGATGAATATAAAGCCTGTGAGGATCCtcgtgtctctctgtctctgagagtGAAGCCGCAGCGGGTCggtgtgtttgtggattatgaGGAGGGTCTGGTCTCCTTTTATGATGTGGAGTCCAGCTCTCATATCTACTCTTTCACTGCTCAGTCTTTCACTGAAAAACTCTATCCATTATTTAGCCCATGCCCTAATGATGGAGGTAAAAACTCAAGCCCACTGATCATCACACCTGTCCgttataataaatga
- the LOC128022805 gene encoding uncharacterized protein LOC128022805, with translation MADSSLTAKKKNRRWSIDLDPPFMSSSMSSLSEEIQCSVCLDVFTDPVTTPCGHNFCKICLNKCWDNSQTCSCPYCKETFKQRPDLKINTTLRELVGHCKKKSPEKTTEVLCDFCEERKLKALKSCLVCQSSYCETHLEPHLRVTRLKKHKLMDPVSNLEDYICQKHERPLDLFCRDDQTCVCSICSVKDHKNHNTVPIEEESQEKKTELMKTQKDVQLMIQNRIKKIQDIKHSAEVRKRNTEKEKAVRVELFTDLIRSIERHQTELLEMMEEQQKAAEKQEQELIEELEQEITELKMRNTELEQLSHTEDHLHLLQIHSSLCSSRNTRNWPEISMKTHESLETLRRALTQLKDTIDEKLTLTVSTELKWMQQYAVDVSLDPDTAHPDLIMSDDGKQVRDGDIRQKLPDKPERFDPCPCVLGKEGFSSGRFYFEVQVKGKTEWDLGVARESINRKGKITLSPSEGYWTVGLRNGDEYKAGAIPSVSLSLRVKPQRVGVFVDYEEGLVSFYDVESSSHIYSFTAQSFTEKLYPLFSPCPNDGGKNSSPLIITPVSYNKSGRSSDCARERTMAESSLTARKTRRQSIESVPPSISSSMSSLSEEIQCSVCLDVFTDPVSTPCGHNFCKICLNKCWDNSQTCSCPYCKETFKQRPDLKINTTLRELVGHCKKKSPEKTTEVLCDFCEERKLKALKSCLVCQSSYCETHLEPHLRVTGLKKHKLMDPVSNLEDYICQKHERPLDLFCRDDQTCVCSICSVKDHKNHNTVPIEEESQEKKTELMKTQKDVQLMIQNRIKKIQDIKHSAEVRKRNTEKEKAVHVELFTDLIRSIERHQTELLEMMEEQQKAAEKQEQELIEELEQEITELKMRNTELEQLSHTEDHLHLLQIHSSLCSSRNTRNWPEISMKTHESLETLRRALTQLKDTIDEKLTLTVSTELKWMQQYAVDVTLDPDTAQPALILSDDGKQVRCGDIRQKLPDKPERFDYCVCVLGKEGFSSGRFYFEVQVKGKTEWDLGVARESINRKGQITLSPRDGYWTVALRNGDEYKASAGPSVSLSLKVKPQRVGVFVDYEEGLVSFYDVESSSHIYSFTAQSFTEKLYPLFSPSLNDGGKNSSPLIITPVSYNK, from the exons ATGGCAGATTCTTCactaacagcaaaaaaaaaaaacaggagatgGAGTATTGACCTGGATCCTCCAT TCATGTCATCCTCCATGAGTTCACTGTCTGAGGAGATTCAGTGCTCTGTATGTCTGGATGTGTtcactgatccagtcacgacTCCATGTGGACACAACTTCTGCAAGATCTGTCTGAATAAGTGCTGGGACAACAGCCAGACCTGCAGCTGTCCATACTGTAAAGAAACATTCAAGCAAAGACCTGATCTCAAGATTAATACCACACTCCGAGAGCTCGTAGGTCACTGTAAGAAGAAAAGTCCTGAGAAAACAACTGAAGTTCTGTGTGACTTCTGTGAGGAAAGAAAGCTGAAAGCGCTGAAGTCGTGTCTGGTGTGTCAGAGCTCTTACTGTGAAACTCACCTGGAGCCTCATTTGAGAGTGACACGTTtgaagaaacacaaactgatggaTCCTGTGAGTAATCTGGAGGACTATATATGTCAGAAACACGAGAGACCTCTGGATCTGTTCTGTAGAGATGATCAGACATGTGTGTGTTCAATCTGCTCTGTGAAAGACCACAAGAACCACAACACTGTTCCTATAGAAGAGGAGAGTCAAGAGAAGAAG ACTGAACTGATGAAGACACAGAAAGACGTGCAGCTGATGATCCAGAACAGAATCAAGAAGATTCAAGACATCAAACACTCAGCAGAAGTCAGAAAA agaaacacagagaaggAGAAAGCAGTCCGTGTGGAGCTCTTCACTGATCtgatccgctccattgagagacatcagactgaactgctggagatgatggaggagcagcagaaagcagcagagaaacaggagcaagagctgattgaagagctggagcaggagatcactgagctaaagatgagaaacactgagctggagcagctctcACACACTGAAGATCACCTCCACCTCCTACAG ATTCACTCATCCCTGTGCAGCTCTAGAAACACCAGGAACTGGCCTGAGATCAGTATGAAGACTCATGAGAGTCTGGAGACTCTGAGGAGAGCTCTGACTCAACTGAAGGACACTATAGATGAGAAACTCACACTAACTG TCTCTACAGAGCTGAAGTGGATGCAGCAGTATGCAG TGGATGTGTCTCTGGATCCTGATACAGCTCATCCTGATCTCATTATGTCTGATGATGGAAAACAAGTGAGAGATGGAGACATTAGACAGAAACTCCCAGACAAACCAGAGAGATTTGATCCATGTCCCTGTGTCCTGGGAAAGGAGGGATTCTCCTCAGGgagattttattttgaggtgCAGGTGAAGGGAAAGACTGAATGGGATTTAGGAGTGGCCAGAGAATCTATTAACAGGAAGGGAAAGATCACACTGAGTCCCAGTGAAGGATACTGGACTGTGGGGCTGAGGAATGGAGATGAATATAAAGCCGGTGCTAttccttctgtctctctgtctctgagagtGAAGCCGCAGCGGGTCggtgtgtttgtggattatgaGGAGGGTCTGGTCTCCTTTTATGATGTGGAGTCCAGCTCTCATATCTACTCTTTCACTGCTCAGTCTTTCACTGAAAAACTCTATCCATTATTTAGCCCATGCCCTAATGATGGAGGTAAAAACTCAAGTCCACTGATCATCACACCTGTCAGTTATAATAAAT CAGGTCGTAGTTCAGATTGCGCA AGGGAAAGAACAATGGCCGAATCTTCACTAACAGCAAGAAAAACCAGGAGACAGAGTATTGAAAGTGTCCCTCCAT CAATATCATCCTCCATGAGTTCACTGTCTGAGGAGATTCAGTGCTCTGTATGTCTGGATGTGTTCACTGATCCAGTCTCGACTCCATGTGGACACAACTTCTGCAAGATCTGTCTGAATAAGTGCTGGGACAACAGCCAGACTTGCAGCTGTCCATACTGTAAAGAAACATTTAAGCAAAGACCTGATCTCAAGATTAATACCACACTCCGAGAGCTCGTAGGTCACTGTAAGAAGAAAAGTCCTGAGAAAACAACTGAAGTTCTGTGTGACTTCTGTGAGGAAAGAAAGCTGAAAGCGCTGAAGTCGTGTCTGGTGTGTCAGAGCTCTTACTGTGAAACTCACCTGGAGCCTCATTTGAGAGTGACAGGTTtgaagaaacacaaactgatggaTCCTGTGAGTAATCTGGAGGACTATATATGTCAGAAACACGAGAGACCTCTGGATCTGTTCTGTAGAGATGATCAGACATGTGTGTGTTCAATCTGCTCTGTGAAAGACCACAAGAACCACAACACTGTTCCTATAGAAGAGGAGAGTCAAGAGAAGAAG ACTGAACTGATGAAGACACAGAAAGACGTTCAGCTGATGATCCAGAACAGAATCAAGAAGATTCAAGACATCAAACACTCAGCAGAAGTcagaaaa agaaacacagagaaggAGAAAGCAGTCCATGTGGAGCTCTTCACTGatctcatccgctccattgagagacatcagactgaactgctggagatgatggaggagcagcagaaagcagcagagaaacaggagcaagagctgattgaagagctggagcaggagatcactgagctaaagatgagaaacactgagctggagcagctctcACACACTGAAGATCACCTCCACCTCCTACAG ATTCACTCATCCCTGTGCAGCTCTAGAAACACCAGGAACTGGCCTGAGATCAGTATGAAGACTCATGAGAGTCTGGAGACTCTGAGGAGAGCTCTGACTCAACTGAAGGACACTATAGATGAGAAACTCACACTAACTG TCTCTACAGAGCTGAAGTGGATGCAGCAGTATGCAG TGGATGTGACTCTGGATCCTGATACAGCTCAACCTGCTCTCATTCTGTCTGATGATGGAAAACAAGTGAGATGTGGAGACATTAGACAGAAACTCCCAGACAAACCAGAGAGATTTGATTACTGTGTCTGTGTCCTGGGAAAGGAGGGATTCTCCTCAGGgagattttattttgaggtgCAGGTGAAGGGAAAGACTGAATGGGATTTAGGAGTGGCCAGAGAATCCATTAACAGGAAGGGACAGATCACACTGAGTCCCAGAGATGGATACTGGACTGTGGCTCTGAGGAATGGAGATGAATATAAAGCCAGTGCTGGtccttctgtctctctgtctctgaaagTGAAGCCGCAGCGGGTCggtgtgtttgtggattatgaGGAGGGTCTTGTCTCCTTTTATGATGTGGAGTCCAGCTCTCATATCTACTCTTTCACTGCTCAGTCTTTCACTGAAAAACTCTATCCATTATTTAGCCCAAGCCTTAATGATGGAGGTAAAAACTCAAGCCCACTGATCATCACACCTGTCAgttataataaatga